The segment AACAGTATCCTTCAAGACAACTAGTAAGAATCGATTTCCAGAGAACCATTCACGAATGTTGATAAATCCATTTACCATTTTACTTGCCTGTTTGCCGCTTGTGGGCTATTTGTTGCTGTTGGGCATGATTCGAGTTTCGGGCCGAACGGTGGTTACCAGTGGAGCAAGAGACTTGGTCGCGTTAGGAATTGGGATAAGCGGATTGATTGCCATCGGGCCGATTGAATTGTTCTTTCCGACCGCCGCAGCAACCGTATTTGGCCCCTACGTCTGGATTGCTTTGGCGATCTTCTATTCGCTCTGCTTGTCCTTGTGTGCTTTGACGAGCCAACCACGACTGGTGGTCTACGGTCGGTCTCGGATGCAAACGTATGAAGCGCTCCTCAAGGCTGCACAGCAAATCGATCCGGCCGCTGGCGGGACCGCCGATAATTTGCAAATCGTCCTTCCATCGATCAATGTTCGGCTGCGAGTGGATGGGGCACCTCATTCGGATTGGGCACAGGTGTTTGCGTTCGAGCCGAATCTGAACGCCACATTCTGGAACCGTTTACAAGCTCGATTGCGAAGTGAATTTGCCGATTCGACGGTACAGAGGAACTATCAAGGCTTACTGACGCTTGCCGCAGCAGCCTGCTTGATTGCCTTCATGGTTTGGCACTGTAGAGGACGTGAAGAATTGGTCGTCGAGGGCTTCCGGAAATGGCTATGGCGATGAAATAATGCCGCCCCAAGTAGGTGGCGCAAGCTTCTAGCTTGCGATTTCAGCCACGCAAGCTGAGAGCGCAAGCCACTTGTTTTTTTGCACGTCCCCATGCGTGCATGACGATCCCCCAATCACCCTCACCGGAGTGTTCTCTAAAATGCTGGCAAAAGAAGTTAAACCTGGAATTGTTGTCAATCACGAAGGCAATCCTATTTTGATCGGATCAATGACGGTCCAGTCGCCTTCGGCTCGTGGTGCCGCAACGCTTTACAAATTCCGCGGTCGCAACGTGCTAACGAAAAGCAAAATCGATATCGTTTTCAAGGGCACCGACGTGGTCGACGAAGCCGACTTTTCGCGGCGAAATGTGCAGGTCATGTATTCAGACCCCGAAAACATGTTTTTGATGGACCAAGAAAATTACCAGCAATACGAGGTTCCTCTAGAGGATGCTGCCGATCAAGTCCCCTACATTACCGAGGGTCTCGAGGGGATTCGTGCTCTGATCTACAACGACGAATGTGTAGGGATCGATATTCCCGCGTCAGTGGAGTTGCAAATTACGCAATGCGATCCAGGTGTCAAGGGAAACTCAGCAACCTCAAGAACGAAGCCTGCAACCTTGGAGACTGGTTTGGTGATACAGGTTCCCGAATACATGAAAGAGGGCGAGCGGGTGAAAGTGGATACCAGGACAGGCGATTTCTTGTCACGTGCCTGAATTTCTAGTTGCCGAATTTGTTCGTATTCGGATGAAATGAGTATTTACACTGAACAATTGGTGAAACTTTTGCCGATGCCCTTGATGACTGCCAACGCAAGTCTAAGATAAAGATGTGGGAGCTGAAAAAGCAACCGCATCGCTTCGGTCATTTAACTTCGGCAGAGGGATCAATTTTTGGGTTCGCCAAAGTCATTCAAGGCTTGTGCAGTAGCACGCTGAGACTTTCGCGTTTCTCCCAGCGGCTCCATTTTTGCCGCCGATTGATCGGAGCATTTTGAATAGCCGGCCGGTGATGTGAAAACGTCACCGGCCGGTTTTTTTTGTTGCTAGGCGGGGTCAAGACGCGGCAGCGTCGCCGGCCCGGCAAGCGATCCGGGCACCGTTTATACAAAACGTTAAGCTGTGGATGCTAGGTCTGCCATGGGTGGACCCAACCTACAAACGATTCAGGGAATGGACGAACAACACATTATCGCTAACCTGACCTTTGGCGATGTCGACCAGGTGTTGATGGTGCGTCAACAAAATCACTTGCGTCTTTGTCGACAATTCGGCAAGTGCCGCAAATGTCGCGGCAGCTCGTGCGTCATCGAAGTTCGATAGAATATCATCGACGATGAACGGGAATGGCGGATTGGATTGCAAATAGACTTCCAAGGAAGCTAATCGCAACGCCAGAAACAATTGGTCACAGGTTCCTTCGCTCATCTCGTCCACGTGGACCAATTTGGTCGCATCGTCACCGCGAACGCCAACCAATACATTATCCTCCTGGTCGGTCGAATCGGCTTCCAATCCAGAAAAACTGCCGAGCGTAAACCGTGAAAACAGTTCGCTGGCACGACTCAAAATCGGACCTTGATTACGTTGTCGGTAACGAGTGACGGCGGTCCGTAGCAGAATCGACCCCAGTTTGGCTCGGATATAGTCTTCCGCATGAGTGCGGGCGCGTGCCAAGGCTTCCTCAGCTCGTTCGTTCGCAGCAGCAGCACGGTCGTTGCCATCGATCCGGTCCAGATCATTTTCCTTGCCAAGGATCGTTTTCCACAACTCCTGTCTTCTCGCTTCGATCTTTGTGTGCTCTTCGTCCAATTGTTGAATTTGTGGTGCCAATTGATCGGCATCCTCTTTCATTGCTTCGGCAACAAAGGTTTCAAGTTCCACACCATGCGCTAACCCACGCAGTTCACTTTTGATTTCCGAGACCGATTGCTCGATCGTTTGACGACACAGTGACATTCGCTCGATTTCGGGTAGTTGATCAGGATGATCGCACCCCGCTTCGCTGCACAACTGCTTCAAAGAAGCTGTCAGTGTCTCCATTTTCGCGGCAGCTTCTCTTTGTTGTTTTTCGAAATGGCGATGTTGCAGCAACCACTCATCTCGGGTGGTTTGGATGTTTCTGGTTCGTTTTAGCTGGTCGTGCCATTGGCTGACGATGGCTTCGACGTTGATTTCGCTAACGTCTTCCTTATTGTCGTTTAGCTTTTTATACAACTCGCGAACACTCGCTTCGTACGATTGAATCTCGGCGGTTCGGTTTTGCACATCGTCACGAAGTTTTGCCGCATTTTTAAGCTCGCTCGTCAACTTATCGATTGTTTCGAGAACCGCACGCGCCTCATTGGCCGAGAGACTTCCGTCGCCTTCGATCGCCAACATTGCATTGCCCCACTCCGTTTGCCAAATGTCTTTTTCCGCTTTTGCTTCTTCGTAGAGAGACTCAGCGCTATCTCGCTCGTTCAGCAAATCTTGCCGACGGTTTTCCAATTGCTTCGCCTTTGCGATGACGGTATCGACTTGTTCAATACGGTCGCGGCAAGCATCTAGAATCGGACTGATTCGTTCAGATTCTTTACAACATTCGCGGTTCGAACTTGGGTCGATCGCGACCATTGAATCGATCGCCTGCTGTCGCTTTTGCTGTTCGGCTCGAAGCTCCGCCTTGGTTCGTTCAAGTTCGTTTGTATTGGCAACCAACTTTTCATATCGAACGAGCCAATTTTTCATCTCCGTCGGCGTTGGCATTGAAGCGGATGAATCGGGCAGGATCCCGGCGGCTTGCCATATATCCAACCAACGACTGGACAGTTTTTGCCGGTCGGCTTCGCATCGTCTGAGTTCGTCGGCACGATCTGTGATTCGGGTTTCACATCGCTTGATCGTCGCGATAAACCGTGCCTTATCTCTAACCAAATTGGCTTCACGGCGCAAGCGATCCGCGATCTCATCGCACGTTTCCAGCCGTGAGCGAAGATCCTCGATTGCGTGCAGTAAACGGTCGGGTACACCCGTGCGAGCGATTTGCTCGGTGGTTTCCAACGCTCGGTCCCGGAGATTGCGAGCATTTTCCAATTGCTCTTCGCTGGGGACGTCTTGGTTCAGTGTCAATGCATGTAAATCTTCGTTCGCTCGGGCCAATTCATCTTTCAAGTCCCGGATATTGCCCTCGAGTTTTTCAATGGAACGAGCGTTGCTTGCGAACTGATCCGCGAGCGAGTCAACCATTTCCGTTGTCGGTACACTTCGTTGCCGCAGTTCCTCGATACCGCCTGACCACATCGGTAACCGATTTAGCTCAGCTTCCATTTCCGATTGCTGAGTGGTGAGGGACTTGGCTAACTGGTCGATGCGTGAATCAATATCGCCAAGATTTTGGGCATCCGCAACCGCTCGCTTGAGCCGTTTAGGATCATCGGGCTCATCGAGTTGTGCGATCGATTCGAGCACAGCATCGAGGTCCCGATTCTTTTTGTCGAGGTCGCGTTTGGTTTTCTCGACCGTTGTCAGGCGTTCGGAGCGTTGATCGGCGAGATCGCGGATTTTGGCCCGCGTGGCAGGCTTGATTCGTAACCCGTCGGCATTGTGGAGGTCAGGTTCTTTGCCGAGCGTTTTGAGCAACGAGATTGCTCTTGATTCGCATTGCTGAAACTCGGCTCTTTGATCTGGCAGTACTCGCAAAGCTTGTCGATACAAACTTAAGTCTTCAAAGAGTGATTCTACCTCGGAAGCATGCTCCAAAATCATCGGCGGCTGGCCGAGTTTCTCGAGTTTGGCATTGAGTGATTCGAGTTCGTCGCTGGTCGTTTTATGAGAGGTCTTCGCGTTGGCTAGTCCCTCGGTAACCGTCACTCGACGCGTCACGAAATCATCGGACAATCGGGCCACATGGCCGACTTCTTCTAGCTCCCGTTCTTTGTCCTTCAAGGTCCCAATCAATGGCAACGCTTTGAGGATTCGATCCGAGCGATCACGGCGCCCGCGACATTTGATTTGTGCTTTGTCCAACTCGACCTTTTCCGCTCGCAGTTCCTCGAGCTCCTCGGCTTGACGCTTCCAATCGTTACTTTTTACTGAAAGCTCGCGAACCTCTTTACGGGCAGCGTTGAAAGCCGAAATGGCGGCGTTGACCTGCGGCTTCGTTGCCGTCGACGGCTTGAACAGATGATCGCATTGTGAGTCGAGCGAACTTCGCAGTCCCGGCATGTTGGCGGACCCCGAACCGGCAGCAAACAACGATTCCCCCAACTCGCCACCACCTTTGGCGATCGTTTTCCCGCCTTCAACAAGCTGTTTCGAATCGATACCGAATTGCGTTTGGAATTGCTGCTGAGTCAAGCCGCAAAGAAATGCAGAAAGCACTGCTGGGTCCAGAGCCCCTTTGTCGTTCTCGCCTCGCAACGACTTTTGCCCGCCATGACGGCGAACGCATGTTAACGTTTCCCCATCGTGATCTTCAATTGTGCCGCCGACCCTTAGATTTTTATAAGCGTGTTGAAAATGGTCGCGGCTTTTCGTTTCGCCGGGAAAGCCGAACAACCAATGTGTCAGCGCACGGAGCGTTGAACTCTTGCCCGCTTCATTTGGACCGTATACCAGGTGCAAACCAAAGTCGCCCTGCTCAAACGATAACGTTTGATTGTTGAACGGACCGATGCGAATTAAATCAAGTTGTCGAATTCTCATACTCGGTTATCCGTCATCAAGCGGTTCAGTAGCCCAGGTTGAATCTCATCCAAAATCGATTTCAACGTAGCCGAATCATGCGGAATAAACTCGTCGAATTGGTCATGAAGTGCAGCAAGCTTTTGCTTTAACGCCTCTAGTTCGGCAAAGATCTCCGCCCTTAATTCGTCGTCGGTGGGAGCTTCTTCAAACGCTCGAATCAATTCTCGAATCGCACCTTCAGCTTCATCCTCACTGTCAAAGCGACGAATTGTTTGGGTATTGAACTTGATTTTCTCGACCCATACTTCGGCCCCGAGGGTAAAGGAATACGCCCGAATTTCCTGACGCCATTGTTCGAGATTCGCAAGCCAATTCACGTGGGCTTCGCTGTTGCCCGAGACAATCACTCGAGTCGCGATTGGCAACCCGTCGGCCGTTGCAATGATGGCCCGCATCCTTTGTCCAAATCGCTCTAGCAAATCATCAGGATTTTCAATGCCAGTTGCATCGACATCGCAGATTTCAAAACGAAACACATCGAGCGGCTGAAAGTCGATCTGTACGTCACCGGCATCGGAAACCGTCACCAACTCACATCCCTTTTGCCCTGTTTCGCGGATGTGGCGACCTTGGATGTTTCCGGGGAAGACGATCGGGGTTTGGTCAGCTTGGTGATGGTGTTTGCGGGTGTGAACGTGACCGAGCGCCCAGTACTGATAGTCAAGACCGAGCAAATCGGCAGGCAAGCAGGGTGCGTACCGTTTGTGTTCACCTCCAGCTGCACCGTCAAGCGACGTGTGCAGGATGCCGATATTGAAAAGACCGTCGACCGCACGAGGGTAGGCAAGGACTAAGTTCTCGCGTTCTTCTTGATCCGCAAATCCGCGGCCGTGAATCGCGACTCCAACGCCTTCGTTGATCACCGTTTGAACGGAGGTGGACGACAGCATCACTGGATCACCATTGGGATTGTCGGGCAACTTCAGTTGCTTCGTCATCTTGTTTTCGGCATCGTGGTTACCAGTGATCGCGTAGACAAGAATGCCATGCCGATGCAGCCCGCTCAACCATTTGGCAAAGTGCAGCCCTGTTTGATGGTCCTCCCATTTCCCGTCATAAATGTCGCCTGCGATCAACACAAAGGAGACGTGTTCGCGGATCGCCAGTTCGGCAAGATTCGCAAGTGCTTTGCGAACGGCACCTCGAATCTCGTCCACCGGTGCGCCCTCGTATTTTTCCAGTCCTCGTAGCGGACTATCGAGATGAATATCGGCGCAGTGGATAAATTTAAACATCAGCGGTTTTCAAGGTAGCTGTCGGTCCAATCAAGTTCATGGGGGTCAAGATTGTAATGCTGCGAATACCAAGTTGCAATTGTCGTGGATCGGTACGACCTGGAGCGAATGGAAGACCTCTCCGCTAGATCGTTTTATGGCGAAAGCAGATAAGTTACCTGTTTTTCTGCTTTGATGGTGCCAATCCGCTAGACACGGGAAGAGTCGATGGAAACGGCAAACCCGCTGCCTGGCATGAAGCCCTACTTAGAAATGCGGCCACAGGACGACCATCTTCGTTGACGTTGACCTCTTTAGCATTGCCGAATAGACGCGTGATTTCTGCAATATGCTCGTCGCTCAATCCCTTGCGTTTGCTGCCGAGACTCTTTCGCATCTCCTGCCACATCGCACTGGCGTCGATCAACTGCACTTTGCCTTTGCGATTGGCGGGCTTGCGGTTGGTCACGATCCAGATCTAGGTACTGATGCCCGTGTTTTGGAACATGGACGTGTTGTTTTTCCTTCTCCTTCAGCACCGCTTCCTTAGAGGGATCCAGAACGCAGTCTAAACGACGTAGAACCGTAAAAGGCAAGATAACTTAGCCTTACTCGGATTGCTTGTAGTCACCACGTAGGAGATCCGCAACGGACCAGATAAAGGACGAAAGGTTTTGTTGAATCATTTTTTCACTGCTACAAACACGGCAACCATGCCGCAACAATTTAGCCGATTTCCCGCCTTTGTGTATTCCATCACCCACCACCGCGGGATCCGTTATCCTCGTTTCTGACGCCGCCCAACATCCGATGCATCTGCTTGTATCGGAAATCGCGGGATGAATCGTTACGGATGCCATCGTGTTTGGCGAATTCTTGATCCGGGCAGCTTGCAATCTCATCGGGGCTCATCGGGGCAGTGCATGTCCAATCGACGCACTTGGCGGTTGTCGCCGGTGACAAGGTGCATTGCAGCAACCCAAAAATCCGTCACTTTGAAGTGGCCCCATGAAGGAAAATCTATCGATGGCCAATCTCTACACTTCGTCTGATGCCTTGCGGGTTGCTTTTTGTTCTTACCTAAGCAGCCCCACGGTGAAACCGGGGTAAGCGGCCTGCTGATTTAATCGGTTTGACTCGACTTATTGTTTAACGCCAAGCCATAGGCGACCGATTATGGAAAAGCTGACGCCTTCGGCTAAGCGTTAAACGATTAAATCAGCAGGCCGTTAGCGATGGGGTAAAGGCTGAGGGCAAAAAAGAGGGCGAATTCTTAATGCCGCAAGTCCTTGCTGCTAAAGGACTTAGAAATGGGCGTTGAGGGACTCGAACCCCCGACCCCCTCGGTGTAAACGAGGTGCTCTAACCAACTGAGCCAAACGCCCGAAACCATGGCTGGAGCTTTACCAGCTTGATGTTTCTATTGAGATAAACCTGAGTCCAACACGGTGCCTAGCGGCGAATTGCCGTTCGCGACAGTGTTTTAACGGCTAAGTAGACGAGTTCGGCGGGCTCTTCGTTCAGCCCGTAATCGGTTGCGGCGATTCGTTTCACTCGGTTTTTCGTAATACTCGCGACGTCGCATCTCTTTTTTGATGCCGCTGCGTTCTACCAACTTACGGAACCGACGAACTGCCTCCTGAATTGTTTCACGATCACGAACCACTAACTTAACCATTTTGTCTCCGGTTTCATGTTTTTCTCTTCCAAATCCCCCGTTCAAAGAGGAAATCTTTCAAATTTGAATCGAACTTTCAGCACCAATGACTACATCGGCACTCCAAGGTGCGGAAGTTTAACGCTCGAATGCCTT is part of the Novipirellula aureliae genome and harbors:
- a CDS encoding YhaN family protein; its protein translation is MRIRQLDLIRIGPFNNQTLSFEQGDFGLHLVYGPNEAGKSSTLRALTHWLFGFPGETKSRDHFQHAYKNLRVGGTIEDHDGETLTCVRRHGGQKSLRGENDKGALDPAVLSAFLCGLTQQQFQTQFGIDSKQLVEGGKTIAKGGGELGESLFAAGSGSANMPGLRSSLDSQCDHLFKPSTATKPQVNAAISAFNAARKEVRELSVKSNDWKRQAEELEELRAEKVELDKAQIKCRGRRDRSDRILKALPLIGTLKDKERELEEVGHVARLSDDFVTRRVTVTEGLANAKTSHKTTSDELESLNAKLEKLGQPPMILEHASEVESLFEDLSLYRQALRVLPDQRAEFQQCESRAISLLKTLGKEPDLHNADGLRIKPATRAKIRDLADQRSERLTTVEKTKRDLDKKNRDLDAVLESIAQLDEPDDPKRLKRAVADAQNLGDIDSRIDQLAKSLTTQQSEMEAELNRLPMWSGGIEELRQRSVPTTEMVDSLADQFASNARSIEKLEGNIRDLKDELARANEDLHALTLNQDVPSEEQLENARNLRDRALETTEQIARTGVPDRLLHAIEDLRSRLETCDEIADRLRREANLVRDKARFIATIKRCETRITDRADELRRCEADRQKLSSRWLDIWQAAGILPDSSASMPTPTEMKNWLVRYEKLVANTNELERTKAELRAEQQKRQQAIDSMVAIDPSSNRECCKESERISPILDACRDRIEQVDTVIAKAKQLENRRQDLLNERDSAESLYEEAKAEKDIWQTEWGNAMLAIEGDGSLSANEARAVLETIDKLTSELKNAAKLRDDVQNRTAEIQSYEASVRELYKKLNDNKEDVSEINVEAIVSQWHDQLKRTRNIQTTRDEWLLQHRHFEKQQREAAAKMETLTASLKQLCSEAGCDHPDQLPEIERMSLCRQTIEQSVSEIKSELRGLAHGVELETFVAEAMKEDADQLAPQIQQLDEEHTKIEARRQELWKTILGKENDLDRIDGNDRAAAANERAEEALARARTHAEDYIRAKLGSILLRTAVTRYRQRNQGPILSRASELFSRFTLGSFSGLEADSTDQEDNVLVGVRGDDATKLVHVDEMSEGTCDQLFLALRLASLEVYLQSNPPFPFIVDDILSNFDDARAAATFAALAELSTKTQVILLTHHQHLVDIAKGQVSDNVLFVHSLNRL
- a CDS encoding SAM-dependent methyltransferase, which translates into the protein MTNRKPANRKGKVQLIDASAMWQEMRKSLGSKRKGLSDEHIAEITRLFGNAKEVNVNEDGRPVAAFLSRASCQAAGLPFPSTLPVSSGLAPSKQKNR
- a CDS encoding elongation factor P, with protein sequence MLAKEVKPGIVVNHEGNPILIGSMTVQSPSARGAATLYKFRGRNVLTKSKIDIVFKGTDVVDEADFSRRNVQVMYSDPENMFLMDQENYQQYEVPLEDAADQVPYITEGLEGIRALIYNDECVGIDIPASVELQITQCDPGVKGNSATSRTKPATLETGLVIQVPEYMKEGERVKVDTRTGDFLSRA
- the rpsU gene encoding 30S ribosomal protein S21: MVKLVVRDRETIQEAVRRFRKLVERSGIKKEMRRREYYEKPSETNRRNRLRAERRARRTRLLSR
- a CDS encoding metallophosphoesterase family protein, producing MFKFIHCADIHLDSPLRGLEKYEGAPVDEIRGAVRKALANLAELAIREHVSFVLIAGDIYDGKWEDHQTGLHFAKWLSGLHRHGILVYAITGNHDAENKMTKQLKLPDNPNGDPVMLSSTSVQTVINEGVGVAIHGRGFADQEERENLVLAYPRAVDGLFNIGILHTSLDGAAGGEHKRYAPCLPADLLGLDYQYWALGHVHTRKHHHQADQTPIVFPGNIQGRHIRETGQKGCELVTVSDAGDVQIDFQPLDVFRFEICDVDATGIENPDDLLERFGQRMRAIIATADGLPIATRVIVSGNSEAHVNWLANLEQWRQEIRAYSFTLGAEVWVEKIKFNTQTIRRFDSEDEAEGAIRELIRAFEEAPTDDELRAEIFAELEALKQKLAALHDQFDEFIPHDSATLKSILDEIQPGLLNRLMTDNRV